A section of the Rummeliibacillus pycnus genome encodes:
- a CDS encoding ABC-F family ATP-binding cassette domain-containing protein, which translates to MIVLQVNQLYKSYIADEILSGVKLEVQHRDRVALVGRNGAGKSTLLKIIAGQLSYDSGDIIMPKDIRLGYLDQHAGLESTLTIWEEMMTIFEPLKKQEEQLRKLERKMADPAIYENTEAYSKIMAEYDQLQHDFKEHGGYQYEADTRSVLHGMQFYPESYDQKISSLSGGQRTRLALAKLLLSKPELLILDEPTNHLDIETLSWLENFLKNYEGAILIVSHDRYFLDQVVSIVYEVSRHHVTKFTGNYSDYLDQKAKNYERDRKLFEKQQGEKAKLEAFIQKNIARASTTKMAQSRRKILERTDWMDSPDGDEKSATFTFSIERQSGNDVLSINDLTIGYEGKEISKNIKMRVYRQDRIALVGPNGVGKSTLLKTIVKDKIALAGDIRYGTNVQIGYYDQELAKLTSNKTVLKELWDEWPLMNEKDIRTVLGRFLFSGEDVDKIVHDLSGGEKARLSLAKLMLQKSNLLVLDEPTNHLDLDSKEVLENALIDYPGTLLFVSHDRYFINRIATKVIELSNDGTTEYLGDYDYYIEKKKELEEIAAEKLAALPQAKETIIKKQKNTQIDKEAKKKERKIRRRIEEIEEALSTFDIQIKEIEEKLCDPEIFQDHEKVVVLQTELDGIKVQHEENELEWIELNEQLEEFE; encoded by the coding sequence ATGATCGTTTTACAGGTCAATCAATTATATAAATCTTATATTGCAGATGAAATTTTAAGTGGAGTTAAACTTGAAGTCCAACATCGAGATCGCGTTGCACTTGTAGGTCGCAATGGAGCAGGTAAATCTACACTATTGAAAATAATTGCAGGACAGCTTTCTTATGATTCTGGTGATATTATCATGCCCAAAGATATTCGATTAGGGTATCTAGACCAACATGCTGGACTAGAATCTACACTTACAATTTGGGAAGAAATGATGACGATTTTCGAACCATTAAAAAAACAAGAAGAACAACTTCGAAAATTAGAACGAAAAATGGCTGATCCTGCAATATATGAAAATACAGAAGCTTACTCGAAAATTATGGCTGAATACGATCAGTTACAACATGATTTCAAAGAGCATGGTGGCTATCAATATGAAGCTGATACACGTTCAGTGTTACACGGTATGCAATTCTATCCAGAAAGTTACGACCAGAAAATCTCTTCACTATCAGGTGGTCAAAGAACTCGTCTAGCACTTGCTAAACTGTTATTAAGCAAACCAGAGCTACTTATTCTAGATGAACCTACTAACCACCTAGATATTGAAACGTTAAGTTGGCTTGAAAACTTCTTAAAGAATTATGAGGGTGCTATACTCATCGTATCACACGACCGCTACTTCTTAGATCAAGTTGTTTCAATTGTATATGAAGTTTCTCGTCATCATGTCACGAAATTCACAGGTAATTATAGTGATTATTTAGATCAGAAAGCAAAGAACTATGAACGAGACCGTAAACTATTCGAAAAACAACAAGGTGAAAAGGCAAAGTTAGAGGCTTTTATCCAAAAAAACATTGCGCGTGCTTCTACTACGAAGATGGCTCAAAGTCGACGTAAAATCCTTGAAAGAACAGATTGGATGGATTCACCAGATGGCGACGAAAAATCAGCTACTTTTACATTTAGCATTGAACGCCAAAGTGGAAATGATGTTCTCTCTATAAATGATTTGACCATTGGCTATGAAGGAAAAGAAATATCAAAAAATATCAAAATGCGTGTTTATCGTCAAGATCGTATTGCCCTTGTTGGTCCAAATGGTGTTGGCAAATCTACATTATTAAAAACCATTGTTAAAGATAAAATAGCACTTGCTGGTGATATTCGTTACGGAACAAATGTACAGATCGGCTACTACGATCAAGAACTAGCAAAGTTAACAAGTAATAAAACTGTATTAAAAGAACTTTGGGATGAATGGCCATTAATGAACGAAAAAGATATTCGTACTGTTCTTGGACGTTTCCTCTTCTCTGGTGAAGATGTGGATAAAATTGTTCATGATCTATCAGGTGGCGAAAAGGCTCGTTTATCATTAGCTAAATTAATGCTTCAAAAATCTAATTTGCTTGTTCTCGATGAACCAACAAACCATCTAGACTTAGATAGCAAAGAGGTATTAGAAAATGCTCTTATAGACTATCCCGGTACATTACTTTTCGTATCACATGACCGTTACTTCATCAACCGTATCGCAACAAAGGTAATAGAACTTTCAAATGATGGTACTACAGAATATCTTGGTGATTATGACTACTATATTGAAAAGAAAAAAGAACTTGAAGAAATAGCAGCAGAAAAACTAGCAGCATTACCTCAAGCTAAAGAAACAATCATCAAAAAACAAAAGAATACGCAAATCGATAAAGAAGCAAAGAAAAAAGAAAGGAAAATTCGCCGTCGTATAGAAGAAATTGAAGAAGCTTTAAGTACTTTTGATATCCAAATAAAAGAAATTGAAGAAAAGCTTTGTGATCCTGAAATTTTCCAAGATCACGAAAAGGTTGTGGTACTCCAAACTGAACTAGATGGTATTAAAGTACAACATGAAGAAAATGAACTGGAATGGATCGAACTAAATGAACAATTAGAAGAATTTGAATAA
- the tsaE gene encoding tRNA (adenosine(37)-N6)-threonylcarbamoyltransferase complex ATPase subunit type 1 TsaE: protein MTMEIMVTSLEETNRLALKLANLLEAQDTITLEGDLGAGKTTFTQCLAKGLGITRTVNSPTFTILKQYEGRLPLNHLDVYRLADSDEDLGWDEIFYGDAVSVVEWAHLIEQDLPAERLAIYIQRVDEKKRRFLLKPIGKRYERLCEELMK, encoded by the coding sequence ATGACAATGGAAATTATGGTTACTTCTTTAGAAGAAACCAATCGATTAGCGTTGAAGTTGGCTAATTTATTAGAAGCACAGGATACGATTACTCTTGAAGGTGATTTGGGTGCTGGTAAAACGACATTTACACAATGTTTAGCAAAAGGTCTTGGAATAACCCGTACAGTTAATAGTCCAACATTTACGATTTTAAAACAATACGAGGGAAGATTACCCTTAAATCATTTAGATGTCTATCGATTAGCAGATAGTGATGAAGATCTTGGTTGGGATGAGATTTTCTATGGTGATGCAGTCTCTGTTGTAGAATGGGCACACTTAATAGAACAGGATCTCCCTGCTGAACGGTTAGCCATTTATATTCAACGTGTTGATGAAAAGAAAAGAAGATTTTTATTGAAACCAATCGGAAAACGCTATGAACGATTGTGTGAGGAGTTAATGAAATGA
- a CDS encoding type II toxin-antitoxin system PemK/MazF family toxin: MNVKRGDVFFADLSPVIGSEQGGTRPVLVIQNDIGNRFSPTVIIAAITAQIQKAKLPTHVEIDAKKYGFERDSVILLEQLRTIDKSRLTDKITQLDGPLMEKVEEALEISLGLLKF, encoded by the coding sequence TTGAACGTTAAACGTGGGGACGTTTTTTTTGCAGATTTATCGCCAGTAATCGGGTCTGAACAAGGAGGCACTAGACCCGTACTGGTTATTCAAAATGATATTGGAAATCGCTTCAGTCCTACAGTAATAATTGCAGCAATAACTGCTCAAATCCAAAAAGCAAAATTACCTACTCATGTAGAGATTGATGCAAAAAAATATGGGTTTGAAAGAGATTCAGTTATTTTATTAGAGCAATTACGTACAATCGATAAATCCAGATTAACTGACAAAATCACACAACTTGATGGACCATTGATGGAAAAAGTAGAGGAAGCTTTAGAAATTAGCTTGGGTCTTTTAAAATTTTAA
- a CDS encoding SprT family protein — protein sequence MKDCDLQQLVSDISERVFQKPFRHQAYFNKRLRTTGGRYLLQSHNIEINPKAYEKYGLKEVEGIIRHELCHYHLHLEGKGYQHRDTDFRILLKKTNAPRFCSNLDQGNRRRRSLKQYTYVCVNCGTIYQRKIRLNTARYCCSKCLGKLKIKK from the coding sequence ATGAAAGATTGTGATTTACAGCAACTTGTCAGTGATATTTCAGAGCGGGTATTTCAAAAACCGTTTCGACATCAAGCCTATTTCAATAAAAGACTTCGTACAACTGGAGGTCGCTATCTTTTACAATCTCATAATATAGAGATTAATCCTAAAGCATACGAAAAGTATGGTCTGAAAGAAGTAGAAGGGATTATTCGCCATGAACTTTGTCATTATCATCTTCATTTAGAAGGAAAGGGCTATCAACATAGGGATACGGATTTTAGAATCCTTTTGAAAAAGACGAATGCACCTCGTTTTTGCTCAAATTTAGATCAAGGGAATAGAAGAAGGAGAAGTCTAAAACAATACACTTATGTATGTGTTAATTGCGGGACAATCTATCAACGAAAGATTAGATTAAATACAGCTAGATACTGTTGTAGCAAGTGTTTGGGTAAGTTGAAAATAAAAAAATAA
- a CDS encoding twin-arginine translocase TatA/TatE family subunit has translation MGISAGTAVILGVVAILIFGPKKLPELGKAMGSTLREFKNATKGLADDDDTSKKVSESTKSEDK, from the coding sequence ATGGGAATTAGTGCTGGAACTGCAGTTATTTTAGGAGTTGTTGCGATACTAATTTTCGGACCGAAGAAATTGCCTGAGCTTGGTAAAGCAATGGGTTCTACTCTCCGTGAATTCAAAAATGCTACAAAAGGTTTAGCAGATGATGATGATACTTCTAAAAAAGTATCTGAATCTACAAAATCTGAAGATAAATAA
- a CDS encoding transcriptional regulator: protein MSQRRMEEVLIQLPERIVSENIEQAYRQIKKITNDCVYIPTKRSIHTNQKNHIREAMVKGYVEMSQINLSICSECLHVEYEAEHMVERLVSGG, encoded by the coding sequence GTGAGTCAAAGAAGAATGGAAGAAGTCCTTATCCAATTACCAGAACGAATAGTTTCTGAGAACATTGAACAAGCATATAGACAAATAAAAAAAATAACAAATGATTGCGTTTATATTCCAACAAAACGATCTATTCATACAAATCAAAAAAATCACATACGAGAAGCAATGGTTAAAGGATATGTAGAAATGTCACAAATTAACTTATCTATATGTAGTGAATGCTTACATGTTGAGTATGAAGCGGAACATATGGTGGAGCGACTCGTAAGCGGAGGATGA
- the alr gene encoding alanine racemase: MNELLQFRPTKAIIDLSAIQYNIENLRKHLQSNVEVIAVVKANAYGHGDVQVAKAALEAGATMFAVATPEEALHLRASIEKTPIMILGAVPVNFAPYAAKANITLTVFSSEWVNEVTLMSKEFNAPLKVHIKVDSGMGRIGVRTEKELKAVYDAITMANNIEVDGIFTHFATADEEDTEQYDHQLEVFKELVASLPVKPRLVHAANTAASLVKEGVQFDAVRFGISMYGLAPSTFVEKHLPYELHPALALESELVHVKKIAKGDTVSYGGTYVAQQDEWIGTVPIGYADGVIRGLSGQEVLIDGSRAPIIGRICMDQCMIRLPRKMAVGEKVVLIGKQQQDEIQIQEWADRLDTIVYEIPCMLSQRVPRIYR, encoded by the coding sequence ATGAATGAACTTCTTCAATTTCGTCCTACCAAAGCAATTATAGATTTATCAGCAATTCAATACAATATAGAAAACCTCCGTAAGCATTTGCAATCTAATGTTGAAGTCATTGCAGTAGTAAAAGCAAATGCTTACGGTCATGGTGATGTACAAGTAGCTAAGGCTGCATTAGAAGCAGGAGCAACCATGTTCGCTGTTGCTACACCAGAAGAAGCATTACATTTAAGAGCATCAATTGAAAAGACTCCTATAATGATATTAGGAGCTGTTCCTGTAAATTTTGCACCATACGCTGCAAAAGCTAATATTACACTTACAGTTTTTTCTTCAGAATGGGTTAACGAAGTTACATTAATGTCAAAAGAATTTAACGCTCCTTTAAAAGTACACATAAAAGTTGACAGTGGTATGGGTCGTATCGGTGTACGGACAGAAAAAGAATTAAAAGCTGTATATGATGCGATAACAATGGCTAATAATATAGAAGTAGATGGTATTTTCACTCATTTTGCGACTGCAGATGAAGAAGATACTGAACAGTATGACCATCAATTAGAAGTTTTCAAAGAATTAGTTGCCAGTTTACCGGTAAAACCTCGCTTAGTACATGCAGCAAATACTGCGGCTTCACTAGTTAAAGAAGGCGTTCAGTTTGATGCTGTACGGTTTGGAATTTCTATGTACGGCCTTGCTCCTTCTACATTTGTCGAAAAACATCTACCATATGAATTACATCCTGCCTTAGCTTTAGAAAGTGAATTAGTGCATGTAAAAAAAATAGCTAAAGGTGATACAGTGAGTTATGGCGGTACATATGTAGCGCAACAAGATGAATGGATTGGTACGGTGCCTATTGGCTATGCTGATGGGGTTATTCGTGGATTATCTGGTCAAGAAGTTTTAATAGATGGTTCTAGAGCACCTATTATCGGAAGAATTTGTATGGATCAATGTATGATTCGATTACCTAGAAAAATGGCAGTTGGCGAAAAAGTAGTTTTAATTGGTAAACAACAACAAGATGAGATTCAAATCCAAGAGTGGGCAGATCGACTAGATACAATTGTTTATGAAATACCATGTATGCTTTCACAAAGAGTACCAAGAATCTATAGATGA
- a CDS encoding redox-sensing transcriptional repressor Rex: protein MKATTNNIPQATTKRLPLYYRFILSFAEAGQERISSKELSEAMKIDSATIRRDFSHFGALGKKGYGYDVQYLLNFFRQILDQDERMNVAIIGVGNLGSALLNYNFQKSHNMKIVVAFDTSGTPDGTFINDIPVFPPDLLEEKFAEYGAELPILTVPARSAQFMTDRLVKMGVKGILNFSPVRLNVPDNIRVHTIDLTVELQTLSYFIRNDNP from the coding sequence GTGAAAGCTACAACTAATAATATTCCACAAGCTACAACAAAAAGGCTTCCTCTCTACTATCGCTTCATCCTAAGTTTTGCAGAAGCGGGACAGGAAAGAATATCTTCGAAGGAACTAAGTGAAGCAATGAAGATCGATTCAGCGACTATTCGACGAGATTTTTCACATTTTGGAGCCCTAGGTAAAAAAGGGTATGGATATGATGTACAATACTTACTCAATTTTTTTAGACAAATATTAGACCAAGATGAACGAATGAATGTAGCGATAATCGGAGTAGGGAACCTTGGCAGCGCTTTATTAAATTATAATTTCCAAAAAAGCCATAATATGAAAATTGTTGTGGCGTTTGATACAAGTGGTACCCCAGATGGTACATTTATAAATGATATTCCCGTTTTTCCTCCAGATTTATTAGAGGAGAAATTCGCAGAATATGGTGCAGAGCTACCAATATTAACAGTACCAGCACGTTCAGCACAGTTTATGACTGATCGTCTAGTTAAAATGGGTGTAAAAGGTATATTAAATTTTTCACCTGTACGATTAAATGTTCCAGATAATATTCGAGTGCACACAATTGACTTAACCGTTGAATTACAAACACTAAGTTATTTTATTCGAAACGACAATCCTTGA
- the tsaB gene encoding tRNA (adenosine(37)-N6)-threonylcarbamoyltransferase complex dimerization subunit type 1 TsaB, with protein MIWLGIDTANSPLAVAIVKDGQVIAAEVTNIKVNHSAGVMPAIDWIFKKVKMSPKDIDAIAVSQGPGSYTGVRIGVTIAKTLSWTLQKPLVGVSSLKILASNAEMYQGAICAVIDARRQNVYAAVYDATNGLSPIVEDGHYSMVGLLAQLKKLDRPVLFVGHDVDNFWELIKKELGERALRAPYTLDLPNAAQLIHLAEQQELPSLEATHTFVPKYCRLAEAEANWLKEQKGKQ; from the coding sequence ATGATCTGGTTAGGGATAGATACAGCAAATTCTCCTTTAGCTGTTGCCATTGTAAAAGATGGACAAGTTATTGCAGCTGAAGTGACAAATATAAAAGTAAATCATTCTGCAGGCGTAATGCCCGCGATTGATTGGATTTTTAAAAAAGTGAAGATGTCTCCAAAGGATATTGATGCAATTGCAGTCAGTCAAGGACCTGGCTCATATACAGGTGTACGAATAGGAGTAACAATAGCAAAAACATTATCTTGGACATTACAAAAGCCATTAGTTGGTGTTTCAAGTTTAAAAATACTTGCATCAAATGCAGAGATGTATCAAGGGGCTATTTGTGCTGTAATAGATGCAAGACGCCAAAATGTATATGCTGCAGTATACGATGCAACTAACGGGCTTTCCCCAATAGTAGAAGATGGTCATTATAGTATGGTAGGTTTATTAGCACAATTAAAAAAACTGGATCGACCAGTGCTATTTGTCGGACATGATGTAGATAATTTTTGGGAACTCATTAAAAAAGAATTAGGGGAACGGGCATTAAGAGCGCCGTATACACTAGATCTACCAAATGCTGCACAGCTTATTCATTTAGCGGAACAACAAGAGCTACCTTCTCTAGAAGCTACTCATACATTTGTACCAAAGTATTGTCGTTTAGCAGAAGCTGAAGCAAACTGGTTGAAAGAGCAGAAGGGTAAACAATAG
- the rimI gene encoding ribosomal protein S18-alanine N-acetyltransferase: MIAYRQMTIEDVEAVHSIEEAVFATPWTLDAFYHEMTTNTQATYVVAVDETDAIIGFCGMWIVLDESQITNVAVLPAGRGKGIGEGLMREAIRIAKEKGVIVMSLEVRVTNTVAQNLYRKLGFQEGGIRKGYYTDNQEDALVMWVNL; the protein is encoded by the coding sequence ATGATTGCGTATCGACAAATGACTATTGAAGATGTTGAGGCAGTACATAGTATCGAGGAAGCTGTTTTTGCTACACCTTGGACACTTGATGCCTTTTATCATGAAATGACAACCAATACACAAGCCACATATGTCGTTGCTGTGGACGAAACAGATGCAATAATCGGCTTTTGTGGCATGTGGATTGTTTTAGATGAAAGCCAAATTACGAATGTAGCCGTACTTCCTGCTGGTAGAGGAAAAGGTATTGGCGAAGGTCTGATGCGTGAAGCAATACGCATTGCAAAAGAAAAAGGGGTTATCGTCATGAGTCTAGAAGTACGTGTAACAAATACTGTTGCACAAAACTTGTATCGAAAACTTGGATTTCAAGAAGGCGGAATTCGTAAAGGTTACTATACTGATAATCAAGAGGACGCTCTTGTCATGTGGGTGAATTTATAA
- a CDS encoding anti-sigma regulatory factor yields MEESSVEILTEWDIVAARQLGRKEAKEIGFGAVDQARITTAISELARNIYLYAEQGKIEVTRIIGQFSKGICIVASDSGPGIADIQQVMQDGFSTSHGLGAGLPGVRRLMDEFKIETELKKGTTITIKKWLRLEND; encoded by the coding sequence ATGGAAGAGTCTTCTGTAGAGATTTTGACAGAATGGGATATTGTTGCCGCACGTCAGCTTGGTCGTAAGGAAGCTAAAGAAATTGGTTTTGGTGCAGTAGATCAAGCACGAATTACGACTGCCATCAGTGAACTAGCCCGTAATATTTATTTATATGCTGAACAAGGAAAAATTGAAGTGACAAGAATTATTGGGCAATTTTCGAAGGGGATTTGTATAGTCGCTTCGGATTCAGGTCCTGGTATAGCTGATATACAGCAAGTGATGCAAGATGGTTTCTCCACTTCTCATGGGTTAGGGGCAGGTTTACCGGGTGTTAGAAGGCTGATGGATGAATTTAAAATAGAGACGGAATTAAAAAAAGGAACTACCATTACCATTAAGAAGTGGCTTCGATTAGAGAATGATTAA
- the tsaD gene encoding tRNA (adenosine(37)-N6)-threonylcarbamoyltransferase complex transferase subunit TsaD produces the protein MEKDLYILGIESSCDETAASIVKNGHEIVSNVVASQIESHKRFGGVVPEIASRHHVEQVTIVIEEALQQANMKPEDLDAVCVTEGPGLVGALLIGINATKAFAFANNLPLVGVHHIAGHIYANALMQPMEFPLLALVVSGGHTELVLMKADGCFELIGETRDDAAGEAYDKVARVLNIPYPGGPQIDRLAHESDGAVEFPRVWLEHDSYDFSFSGLKSAVINYKHNADQRGEEINPMHVAKGFQDSVVEVLTSKTLRAAREFNVKQVIAAGGVSANKGLRSSLEETFKKEGIPFYVPPLKLCTDNAAMIAAAGTSMFKAGKRSDLTLNGRPGLELMSWND, from the coding sequence ATGGAAAAAGATCTATATATATTAGGCATTGAAAGTAGTTGCGATGAAACGGCTGCTTCCATTGTAAAAAATGGACATGAGATTGTTTCCAATGTGGTGGCATCTCAAATTGAAAGTCATAAACGTTTTGGTGGTGTTGTACCTGAAATCGCTTCTCGCCATCACGTAGAGCAAGTAACAATTGTTATTGAGGAAGCGTTACAACAAGCAAATATGAAGCCTGAAGATTTAGATGCAGTTTGTGTGACAGAAGGTCCTGGTCTTGTTGGAGCGTTATTAATAGGTATTAATGCTACTAAGGCATTTGCATTTGCAAATAATTTACCATTAGTGGGTGTTCACCATATTGCAGGACACATCTATGCAAACGCATTGATGCAACCAATGGAATTTCCATTGCTTGCATTAGTTGTATCAGGTGGTCACACAGAACTAGTTCTAATGAAGGCTGATGGATGTTTTGAATTAATCGGAGAAACACGCGATGATGCAGCTGGGGAAGCTTATGATAAGGTGGCACGTGTTTTAAATATTCCTTATCCAGGTGGGCCACAAATTGATCGCTTGGCACATGAAAGTGATGGTGCAGTTGAGTTTCCACGAGTTTGGTTGGAGCATGATTCTTATGATTTTAGCTTTAGCGGATTAAAATCAGCGGTTATTAATTACAAACACAATGCAGATCAACGTGGGGAAGAAATTAACCCTATGCATGTTGCAAAAGGTTTCCAAGATAGTGTTGTTGAAGTATTAACTTCAAAGACTTTGCGAGCAGCTCGTGAATTTAATGTTAAACAAGTAATTGCAGCAGGTGGTGTTTCAGCAAATAAAGGTTTACGTTCTTCATTAGAGGAGACTTTCAAAAAAGAAGGTATACCATTCTATGTGCCACCATTAAAATTGTGTACAGACAATGCAGCAATGATTGCAGCTGCAGGTACATCTATGTTTAAAGCCGGAAAACGAAGTGATTTAACATTAAATGGTCGACCAGGATTGGAGTTAATGTCTTGGAACGACTAA
- a CDS encoding Tex family protein produces MDDKKMHQLIASEIGIRAKQVDQVIQLLEASNTVPFIARYRKEATGSLDEVQIKAIEDRYHYIQQLEQRKQEVIRLIDEQGKLTEELEKEINAATILKRIEDLYRPYKQKRRTKATIAKDKGLEPLADQLMVFEKTSLQELAIPFVGEKVDNVEEALQGACDILAERFADDAAIREKIRKISWQQGKIQTTVKNAELDEKAVFEMYYEYEEPVNKIVPHRILAINRGEKEDVLKVSIQVPVERMHQVMRNEWIPTSSSPAISQVELAVEDSYKRLIQPSIEREIRNELTEKAEAQAIHIFSENLRNLLLQPPMNGQYVLGVDPAYRTGCKLAVVDDTGKMLEISVIYPHTAKGDVEKSKKTFYDILDRYPISIIAIGNGTASRETEQFVSECLKESDSNAAYVIVSEAGASVYSASEIAREEFPELQVEQRSAVSIARRLQDPLAELVKIDPKAVGVGQYQHDVSQKKLEESLTFIVETAVNQVGVDVNTASPSLLQYVSGLSKTVAENIVKVRSENGKFTARTQLKKIPRLGAKTYEQAIGFLRIPNAKNTLDATAIHPESYDLAKKILEAAHIDQKQIGSYEAEQAIGQLNISALSKEWGIGEVTLKDVVDSLMKPSRDPRDAYPQPLLKKDVLKMEDLQPGMELQGTVRNVVDFGAFVDIGVKQDGLVHISKLKKGYVKHPLEVVALGDIVTVWVDKVEAEKGRISLTMLPPEQQMNE; encoded by the coding sequence ATGGACGACAAAAAAATGCATCAGTTAATCGCTTCAGAAATTGGGATTCGTGCAAAGCAAGTCGATCAAGTAATTCAATTATTAGAAGCCTCTAATACAGTACCGTTTATAGCACGCTATCGAAAAGAAGCAACGGGCTCGTTAGATGAGGTTCAGATAAAAGCAATCGAAGATCGATATCATTATATTCAACAATTAGAACAACGTAAACAGGAAGTTATTCGCTTAATTGATGAACAAGGTAAATTAACAGAAGAGCTGGAAAAAGAAATAAATGCAGCGACTATTTTAAAAAGGATTGAAGATTTATATCGTCCATATAAACAAAAACGGCGTACAAAAGCTACAATTGCCAAAGATAAGGGTCTGGAGCCACTCGCTGATCAATTAATGGTATTTGAAAAAACGTCCCTTCAAGAATTAGCGATACCTTTTGTGGGTGAAAAAGTAGACAATGTTGAGGAAGCTTTACAAGGAGCTTGCGATATTTTGGCAGAGCGATTTGCAGATGATGCAGCAATTCGTGAGAAAATACGAAAAATATCTTGGCAGCAAGGGAAGATTCAAACGACTGTAAAAAATGCTGAACTTGATGAGAAAGCTGTATTTGAAATGTATTATGAATATGAAGAACCAGTTAATAAAATTGTTCCTCATCGAATTTTAGCTATTAATCGTGGTGAAAAAGAAGATGTTTTAAAAGTGAGTATTCAAGTACCTGTAGAACGTATGCATCAAGTTATGCGAAATGAGTGGATACCTACTTCATCATCACCTGCTATTTCACAAGTAGAGTTAGCCGTTGAAGATTCATATAAACGATTAATACAACCATCAATTGAACGAGAAATTCGAAATGAGTTAACGGAAAAGGCAGAAGCACAAGCTATTCATATTTTCTCTGAAAACCTACGAAATTTATTGTTACAACCACCGATGAATGGTCAATATGTTCTAGGAGTGGATCCGGCATATCGGACAGGCTGTAAATTAGCAGTTGTTGACGACACAGGTAAAATGCTTGAAATCTCTGTTATCTACCCTCATACAGCAAAAGGTGATGTAGAAAAATCGAAAAAGACATTTTATGATATTTTAGATCGGTATCCGATTTCCATTATTGCCATTGGAAATGGTACAGCATCTCGTGAAACAGAACAATTTGTATCAGAATGTTTAAAAGAATCGGATAGCAATGCAGCTTACGTAATTGTGAGTGAAGCGGGGGCAAGTGTCTATTCGGCATCGGAAATAGCGCGTGAAGAATTCCCAGAACTACAAGTTGAACAAAGAAGTGCTGTATCTATCGCGAGACGTTTGCAAGATCCTTTAGCAGAACTTGTGAAAATTGATCCAAAGGCGGTAGGTGTAGGACAATATCAACATGATGTTTCTCAAAAAAAATTAGAGGAATCATTAACCTTTATAGTAGAAACTGCAGTTAACCAAGTAGGTGTAGATGTAAATACTGCATCACCATCACTACTTCAATATGTATCCGGTTTATCTAAAACAGTAGCTGAGAATATTGTAAAAGTTCGTAGTGAAAATGGTAAATTTACTGCTCGTACACAATTAAAGAAAATTCCAAGATTGGGTGCTAAGACGTATGAGCAAGCTATTGGATTTTTACGTATTCCTAATGCTAAAAACACTTTAGATGCTACCGCTATCCATCCTGAAAGTTATGATTTAGCGAAAAAAATTCTTGAAGCTGCACATATTGATCAGAAACAAATTGGTTCATATGAAGCAGAACAAGCAATTGGACAATTAAATATTTCTGCGTTAAGTAAAGAGTGGGGGATTGGTGAAGTAACTCTCAAAGATGTTGTCGATTCACTTATGAAGCCTTCACGCGATCCTAGGGATGCCTACCCACAACCATTGCTAAAAAAAGATGTTCTTAAAATGGAAGATTTACAACCCGGTATGGAACTTCAAGGTACAGTACGTAATGTTGTTGATTTTGGGGCATTTGTTGATATTGGTGTAAAACAAGATGGTCTTGTACACATTTCTAAGCTAAAAAAAGGATATGTAAAGCACCCGTTAGAAGTTGTAGCACTGGGGGACATCGTAACAGTTTGGGTAGATAAAGTTGAAGCAGAAAAAGGGAGAATTTCTCTTACAATGCTTCCACCTGAGCAACAAATGAATGAATGA